A region from the Flavobacterium enshiense genome encodes:
- a CDS encoding cation:proton antiporter, giving the protein MFLTAAAPSVTPHLQPLISDLGLILITAGFAVLLFKKIKQPLVLGYLIAGFLAGNHFDFFPSVKDTHSVEIWAQIGVIFLLFSLGLEFSFKKLVKVGGTASITAITQIVTMVALGFIVGKLMGWKNMDCLFLGVILSISSTTIILKAFDELGVKAQKFAGNVIGALIVQDILAILMMVLLSTIAVSQQVSGSELFYSVLKLVFFLTIWFVGGIFFVPTLLKNAKHLLSDEMLLILSIALCLVMVTLAAKVGFSPALGAFIMGSIIAETTQAEHIENLVKPVKDLFGAVFFVSVGMMINPDTLVDYAFPVVILTLVVILGQSTSAAIGSLLSGQPLKQAVQAGVSLSQIGEFSFIIATLGLSLGVTSDFLYPTIVAVSAITTFTTPYMVKLGTPLSLLLEKKLPRKWIKAIQNYSANAEAIKTVSTWQIVLQSFLFQIILHSIIIIGIIVLSTRYILPLVEGSKFGHAVGALITLVIVSPFLWALSLRKIAVEEVSELFERRKQRGPIVVLIFFRMVLGLFFVGFILNNFFSPGIAFLALIAALLAYFIFPKQLHARYHKIERHFLSNLNDREIAKEKKTRHDLTPWDGHMATFDIADASNLAGKTLEELQMREKIGINIAFIKRGEITINVPSRNERLFPGDEICVIGTDFQVKKFKKYLDQNEIEAPESVEESDIVLQHLELKNESFIGKSIRESQIREKTSGLVVGIEREGRRMLNPDSHLILEQGDILWVVGDKKLLASLAKGKLKE; this is encoded by the coding sequence ATGTTTTTAACCGCTGCCGCACCATCCGTTACACCTCACCTTCAGCCCTTAATCAGCGATTTGGGACTGATTCTTATAACTGCTGGATTCGCGGTACTTCTGTTTAAAAAAATAAAACAACCTTTGGTTTTGGGCTATCTTATTGCCGGATTTCTTGCCGGGAATCATTTCGATTTCTTTCCTTCAGTAAAAGACACCCACAGCGTAGAAATCTGGGCTCAAATTGGCGTTATTTTTTTACTGTTTAGTCTCGGACTTGAATTCAGTTTCAAAAAACTGGTAAAAGTTGGTGGTACTGCTTCCATAACTGCGATTACACAAATTGTCACCATGGTTGCTTTGGGTTTTATCGTTGGAAAATTAATGGGCTGGAAAAATATGGATTGCCTCTTTTTAGGTGTCATATTATCCATATCTTCAACAACAATCATCCTTAAAGCCTTTGATGAATTAGGCGTAAAAGCGCAGAAATTTGCCGGAAATGTTATTGGAGCACTCATCGTTCAGGATATTTTGGCAATCTTAATGATGGTTCTATTATCTACTATTGCCGTTAGTCAGCAGGTATCCGGAAGCGAATTATTTTATTCCGTATTAAAATTGGTTTTCTTCCTGACCATTTGGTTTGTGGGAGGGATCTTCTTCGTTCCAACCTTACTTAAAAACGCGAAGCATCTGTTAAGCGATGAAATGCTTTTGATACTTTCCATTGCCTTATGTCTGGTCATGGTAACATTAGCAGCCAAAGTAGGATTTTCACCGGCATTAGGAGCTTTTATCATGGGTTCTATCATAGCCGAAACTACTCAGGCGGAACATATTGAAAACCTTGTAAAACCTGTCAAAGACTTATTTGGCGCCGTTTTTTTCGTGTCGGTGGGTATGATGATCAATCCTGATACACTTGTAGATTATGCTTTCCCGGTTGTTATTTTAACCCTTGTTGTTATTTTGGGGCAATCAACAAGTGCAGCAATAGGGTCGTTACTTTCAGGACAACCTTTAAAACAAGCGGTGCAGGCTGGAGTAAGTTTGTCGCAAATCGGCGAATTTTCATTCATCATAGCCACATTAGGGTTGTCATTGGGAGTAACCAGTGATTTCTTATATCCTACAATAGTTGCAGTTTCGGCCATAACCACCTTTACCACTCCATACATGGTAAAATTGGGAACACCGCTTTCTTTGTTACTGGAAAAAAAATTACCCCGAAAATGGATCAAGGCCATTCAAAACTATAGTGCAAATGCCGAAGCTATTAAAACCGTAAGTACCTGGCAGATCGTTTTACAAAGCTTCCTGTTTCAGATTATATTGCATTCAATCATTATCATCGGTATAATTGTACTTTCAACGCGTTACATTTTACCTTTGGTGGAAGGCTCGAAATTTGGTCACGCTGTGGGTGCATTAATCACTCTTGTAATCGTTTCACCATTCTTATGGGCACTATCACTTCGAAAAATTGCAGTTGAGGAAGTCAGCGAATTGTTTGAAAGACGAAAACAACGTGGACCGATTGTTGTGTTGATTTTCTTCAGAATGGTATTGGGATTGTTTTTCGTCGGATTTATCCTGAACAACTTTTTCTCTCCCGGAATTGCATTTCTTGCCCTGATTGCAGCATTACTTGCCTATTTTATCTTCCCAAAACAACTGCACGCACGTTATCACAAGATTGAACGTCATTTCTTAAGTAATCTCAATGATCGCGAAATTGCCAAAGAAAAGAAAACACGTCACGATTTAACCCCATGGGACGGACACATGGCGACATTTGATATTGCAGATGCTTCCAATCTTGCAGGTAAAACACTGGAAGAACTACAAATGCGTGAAAAAATAGGGATTAATATAGCCTTTATTAAACGAGGTGAAATTACAATTAATGTGCCTAGCCGTAATGAACGCTTATTTCCAGGCGATGAAATTTGTGTAATCGGAACCGATTTCCAGGTAAAAAAATTCAAAAAGTATCTGGATCAGAACGAAATTGAAGCTCCGGAATCCGTTGAGGAAAGCGATATAGTGCTACAGCATCTGGAATTAAAAAATGAATCATTCATCGGGAAAAGTATCCGCGAATCCCAAATAAGGGAAAAAACAAGCGGACTGGTTGTGGGTATCGAACGTGAAGGACGCCGAATGCTCAACCCCGATTCACATTTGATTTTAGAACAAGGCGATATTCTTTGGGTCGTAGGTGATAAAAAACTACTGGCGAGCCTGGCTAAAGGAAAACTTAAAGAATAA
- a CDS encoding YybH family protein, with product MLRRKLLLVYLILLATLVVIIGCDKMKDKPMGDAPKAEASFDPESARAAIDASNAEFCKAMMASDSIGLIARYDDNSKVFPPNMEPVVGTKEIKKFMMHPMDMKMTDFKIEAVSLSGTEDNLIEIGNYSITGEKGAMDKGKFIAIWKKAGDSWKIQTEIWNSNMPPLPPPPAPAEKK from the coding sequence ATGTTGAGAAGAAAATTACTTTTAGTCTACCTCATTTTACTTGCTACCCTTGTGGTTATTATCGGTTGTGACAAAATGAAGGACAAACCCATGGGAGATGCTCCAAAAGCAGAAGCTTCCTTTGATCCCGAGTCTGCTCGTGCTGCCATTGATGCCAGCAATGCCGAATTCTGTAAAGCTATGATGGCCAGTGACAGCATTGGCTTGATAGCTCGCTATGATGACAATTCAAAAGTATTTCCGCCCAATATGGAACCGGTTGTAGGGACAAAGGAAATTAAAAAGTTTATGATGCATCCTATGGATATGAAAATGACCGATTTCAAAATTGAAGCTGTTTCGCTTTCAGGTACCGAAGACAATCTCATTGAAATCGGAAACTATTCTATTACTGGAGAGAAAGGAGCCATGGACAAAGGAAAATTTATCGCTATTTGGAAAAAAGCCGGCGACTCCTGGAAAATCCAGACAGAAATTTGGAACAGCAACATGCCGCCACTTCCACCTCCACCTGCTCCAGCTGAAAAAAAATAA
- the purB gene encoding adenylosuccinate lyase, with protein sequence MQLTELNAISPIDGRYRNKTVSLSQYFSEEALIRYRVLVEVEYFIALCELPLPQLAGVDKNLYPELRKMYENFSTEDALWIKETEKTTNHDVKAVEYFIKAAFDKLGLQQYKEFIHFGLTSQDINNTAIPLSTKEAFKKVYMPSLISVISKLKELSIEWAAIPMLARTHGQPASPTRLGKEIQVFVERLEEQMRLLFNVPFAAKFGGATGNYNAHAIAYPNNDWKKFGNKFVEDILGLHHSFPTTQIEHYDHFAAFFDALKRINTILIDLDRDIWTYVSMDYFKQKIKAGEIGSSAMPHKVNPIDFENSEGNLGIANAIFEHLSAKLPISRLQRDLTDSTVLRNIGVPMGHTIIAFEATLKGLNKLLLNEEKFAEDLEKNWAVVAEAIQTILRREAYPNPYEALKELTRTNTVINKEAIHNFIGTLNVSDDIKAELLKITPSNYLGI encoded by the coding sequence ATGCAACTAACTGAATTGAATGCTATTTCGCCAATCGATGGACGTTATAGAAATAAAACTGTTTCCTTATCACAATATTTTTCTGAAGAAGCACTGATCCGTTACCGTGTTTTAGTGGAAGTGGAGTATTTCATCGCTCTTTGCGAATTGCCTTTACCGCAACTTGCCGGCGTGGATAAAAACCTTTATCCGGAGTTACGTAAAATGTATGAGAACTTCTCAACGGAAGACGCTCTTTGGATAAAAGAAACTGAAAAAACGACCAATCACGATGTGAAAGCTGTGGAGTATTTCATCAAAGCAGCATTCGACAAGTTAGGGTTACAACAATATAAAGAGTTCATCCATTTCGGATTGACTTCTCAGGATATCAACAATACTGCTATTCCGCTTTCTACGAAAGAAGCTTTCAAAAAAGTATACATGCCTAGCTTAATCAGTGTAATTTCCAAACTGAAAGAATTAAGCATCGAATGGGCAGCCATTCCGATGTTGGCCCGTACTCATGGACAACCGGCTTCCCCTACCCGTTTGGGCAAAGAAATCCAGGTTTTCGTGGAGCGTTTGGAAGAACAAATGCGTTTGTTGTTCAATGTGCCATTTGCAGCTAAATTCGGTGGTGCCACAGGAAACTACAATGCTCATGCGATAGCCTATCCTAACAACGATTGGAAAAAATTCGGAAATAAATTTGTGGAAGATATTTTAGGTTTACACCACTCTTTCCCAACAACACAAATCGAGCATTACGATCATTTTGCTGCATTTTTTGATGCTTTGAAACGTATCAATACCATCTTAATTGATTTAGACCGCGATATTTGGACGTATGTCTCCATGGATTATTTCAAACAGAAAATCAAAGCAGGAGAAATCGGTTCTTCCGCTATGCCACATAAAGTAAACCCGATTGATTTCGAAAACTCAGAAGGAAATTTAGGGATTGCCAATGCGATTTTCGAACATTTATCAGCTAAATTACCAATATCAAGATTACAGCGTGACTTAACTGACAGTACGGTTTTACGTAACATCGGAGTACCGATGGGTCACACCATAATCGCTTTTGAAGCTACTTTGAAAGGGTTGAACAAATTGCTTCTAAACGAAGAAAAATTCGCAGAAGATTTAGAGAAAAACTGGGCTGTTGTTGCTGAAGCTATTCAAACAATCTTGCGTCGTGAAGCGTATCCGAATCCTTACGAAGCATTAAAAGAATTAACCCGTACCAATACGGTTATCAACAAGGAAGCGATCCATAACTTCATCGGAACTCTAAACGTTTCTGATGATATCAAAGCCGAGTTGTTGAAAATAACGCCTAGCAACTATTTAGGAATTTAA
- a CDS encoding SIR2 family NAD-dependent protein deacylase has protein sequence MKKKLVILSGAGMSAESGIKTFRDADGLWEGHDIMDVASPIGWNKNPELVLDFYNKRRAQLLEVQPNRGHEIIAELENQFDVHVITQNVDDLHERAGSSKVLHLHGELLKVCSIANENHILDWKTDLHLGDTDKQGYQLRPHIVWFGEAVPAIDEAIEIVQDADILIVIGTSLQVYPAAGLMNYAPQHIPVYYIDIKPATIYDLPNLLEVIPMSASDGMERFKDIMSCKL, from the coding sequence ATGAAAAAGAAACTCGTAATCCTCTCCGGAGCCGGAATGAGTGCCGAAAGCGGTATCAAAACCTTTCGCGATGCCGATGGGCTTTGGGAAGGCCATGACATCATGGATGTAGCCTCTCCTATCGGCTGGAACAAAAATCCTGAATTGGTTTTGGATTTCTACAACAAACGCCGCGCACAACTTTTGGAAGTGCAGCCTAACCGCGGACACGAAATCATAGCCGAACTTGAAAATCAGTTCGATGTTCATGTCATTACTCAAAATGTAGATGACTTACACGAACGCGCGGGCAGCTCAAAAGTTTTACACCTTCACGGCGAATTGCTTAAAGTATGCAGCATTGCCAACGAAAATCACATCCTCGACTGGAAAACCGATTTACATTTAGGCGATACCGATAAACAGGGCTACCAACTCCGTCCTCATATCGTCTGGTTCGGAGAGGCCGTTCCCGCCATAGATGAAGCCATCGAAATTGTGCAAGATGCCGATATTTTAATTGTAATTGGTACATCATTACAAGTATATCCCGCCGCCGGACTGATGAATTATGCCCCACAACACATTCCTGTATATTACATCGATATCAAACCTGCCACTATTTATGACTTACCAAATCTGTTGGAAGTAATACCAATGTCAGCCAGCGATGGAATGGAAAGATTTAAGGACATTATGAGTTGTAAATTGTGA
- a CDS encoding anti-sigma factor has product MNSKEYIESGILELYVFGKLSEEEARDVQQMAADNPAVRTEIAAIEYAVINLSHSVSPNISSETYDKIRKELLGDTPQVVHKKSKTNWSQYMGWAAAVVILLGAASMYLLMNSQMNDTINSEIEKNNSEFKTMQKTIISLEDKNKSSQKLLKIIRDKNNMVVTLEGQPAMPGAKAKIYWNKATQAVYVDVQGLPAPPQGMVYQVWSLKMNPLTPTSIGILNKMKIDTSKIYQVESTLEAEAFGITLEPEGGSAMPTMDQLYALGKM; this is encoded by the coding sequence ATGAACAGTAAAGAATATATAGAGAGCGGTATTTTAGAACTTTATGTTTTCGGAAAACTTTCTGAAGAAGAAGCCCGTGACGTGCAGCAAATGGCAGCCGACAATCCCGCAGTCCGAACTGAAATTGCAGCTATCGAATATGCAGTAATAAACCTTTCCCATAGTGTTTCTCCAAACATTTCATCGGAAACCTACGATAAAATCCGTAAGGAACTACTCGGAGACACCCCTCAGGTAGTTCATAAGAAATCCAAGACCAACTGGTCGCAATATATGGGTTGGGCCGCAGCTGTAGTTATTCTTTTGGGAGCTGCTTCCATGTACCTGCTGATGAACAGTCAGATGAATGACACCATCAATTCGGAAATCGAAAAAAACAACTCCGAATTCAAAACCATGCAAAAAACCATCATCTCCCTTGAAGACAAAAACAAATCCTCCCAAAAACTATTAAAAATCATTCGCGACAAAAACAATATGGTCGTAACATTGGAAGGACAACCTGCTATGCCTGGCGCAAAAGCTAAAATCTACTGGAACAAGGCCACACAGGCGGTTTACGTAGACGTACAGGGGTTACCGGCACCCCCACAGGGAATGGTTTATCAGGTTTGGTCTTTAAAAATGAATCCATTAACTCCAACAAGTATCGGCATATTAAATAAAATGAAGATTGACACCTCCAAAATATACCAGGTTGAAAGCACCTTAGAAGCCGAAGCCTTCGGAATCACCCTTGAACCGGAAGGAGGAAGTGCCATGCCAACCATGGATCAATTGTATGCTTTAGGAAAAATGTAA
- a CDS encoding RNA polymerase sigma factor — protein sequence MTQDELLPLIYKKDDKAFTLLYDMYAKSLFGVIYNLIKDKEEAEDVLQDVFVKIWKNIETYNENKGRFYTWILNIARNSAIDKLRSKNFINNQKNLSADNFVHILDDPAKASNKIDAIGLHEFVKKLKPRCIQLIDLLFFKGYTQQEAADELEIPLGTVKTQNRNCINELRNLLKA from the coding sequence ATGACTCAAGACGAATTATTGCCGCTAATTTATAAAAAAGACGACAAAGCTTTCACTCTTTTATACGACATGTATGCAAAGAGTCTTTTTGGCGTAATTTATAATCTTATAAAGGATAAGGAAGAAGCAGAAGACGTACTTCAGGATGTTTTTGTAAAAATCTGGAAAAACATTGAGACGTATAACGAAAACAAAGGACGCTTTTACACCTGGATTCTCAATATCGCACGCAACAGTGCCATTGACAAATTGCGCTCCAAAAACTTTATCAATAATCAGAAAAACCTATCGGCCGACAATTTCGTACATATACTGGATGACCCAGCTAAAGCGAGCAATAAAATTGACGCCATTGGTCTTCATGAATTTGTCAAAAAATTAAAACCGAGATGTATCCAGTTAATCGATTTACTGTTCTTTAAAGGCTATACACAGCAAGAGGCCGCCGACGAACTTGAAATTCCGCTTGGCACCGTAAAAACACAAAACCGAAACTGCATCAACGAATTAAGAAACCTATTGAAAGCATAA
- a CDS encoding TrmH family RNA methyltransferase → MENLLSDPDYLNYLEEFITPNRKEGFLKVLQNRTKHFTVALEDVYQLHNTSAVMRSCEVFGIQELNVVEQRFGKKIDKEIAMGAEKWVDIHRFSNNQDCIDNLKARGYQIIATTPHENDCMLEDFDISKPCAIFFGTERHGLSDEVLQQADGFLKIPMVGFTESLNISVSAAIILQNISTRLRHSEIDWQLTESELLAKRIDWTQKSIKDIDFITKKYLERV, encoded by the coding sequence ATGGAAAACCTTTTGTCAGATCCTGATTATTTGAATTATCTCGAAGAATTTATCACACCAAACCGAAAAGAAGGTTTTTTAAAAGTACTTCAAAACCGGACCAAGCATTTCACTGTGGCTTTGGAAGATGTGTATCAACTGCATAATACCAGTGCGGTAATGCGCAGTTGTGAAGTTTTTGGTATTCAGGAGCTGAATGTGGTGGAGCAGCGGTTTGGAAAAAAAATCGATAAGGAAATTGCAATGGGTGCAGAAAAATGGGTTGATATCCATCGTTTCAGCAACAATCAGGACTGTATCGATAATCTGAAGGCTAGAGGGTATCAGATTATTGCTACTACACCACATGAAAATGATTGCATGTTGGAGGATTTTGATATTTCAAAACCTTGCGCTATCTTTTTTGGTACAGAAAGGCACGGACTTTCGGATGAGGTGCTTCAGCAGGCAGATGGCTTTTTGAAAATACCGATGGTGGGTTTTACGGAGAGTCTGAACATATCAGTATCCGCTGCAATAATCCTTCAGAATATATCCACGCGTTTGCGTCATTCGGAAATTGACTGGCAGCTTACGGAATCGGAATTACTGGCAAAACGCATTGATTGGACCCAAAAATCAATCAAGGATATTGATTTTATTACGAAAAAGTATTTGGAGAGAGTTTAG
- a CDS encoding carboxypeptidase-like regulatory domain-containing protein, giving the protein MKYFVVFLLALFSLTGFAQEGEYTKISGVVVNEANLLPKSDVNVINLNTVKGTTTNGRGEFEIEAKANDTLHFSYIGFQSIKIRVSADWVKNKTGFKVKLTEKAHALEELFIPRYLLTGHIEVDTKLIALNDAHRYSISGLPYGYESGGSSSSQIGKVMQSLSNPADALYNIFGKKSKEMKKLKEFKKDETIRNVLASKYDRETVAAILGIDKKEIKEILNRCNYSDTFIETANDLQIMDAIKGCYEDYKLLKKNQ; this is encoded by the coding sequence ATGAAATATTTTGTAGTTTTTTTATTAGCCTTATTTTCTCTTACAGGTTTTGCACAGGAGGGTGAGTATACTAAAATCTCGGGAGTAGTTGTCAATGAAGCCAATTTACTGCCTAAGAGCGACGTCAATGTCATCAACCTAAACACCGTAAAGGGAACAACAACCAACGGAAGAGGAGAATTTGAAATTGAAGCTAAGGCAAACGACACACTGCACTTTTCATACATTGGTTTCCAATCGATAAAAATCCGTGTTTCGGCCGACTGGGTTAAAAACAAAACCGGCTTCAAAGTAAAACTTACCGAAAAAGCTCATGCCCTTGAAGAACTCTTCATCCCAAGATACTTACTTACAGGACACATTGAAGTAGACACGAAGCTGATCGCGCTTAATGATGCGCATCGTTACAGCATTTCCGGATTGCCATATGGTTATGAATCCGGCGGAAGTTCTTCATCACAAATTGGAAAAGTTATGCAATCGCTTTCAAATCCTGCCGATGCCTTGTATAATATCTTCGGTAAGAAATCGAAGGAAATGAAAAAACTCAAAGAGTTCAAAAAAGATGAAACCATCAGAAATGTACTGGCCTCCAAATACGACCGCGAAACTGTAGCCGCCATTTTGGGTATCGACAAAAAAGAAATCAAAGAGATTTTAAACCGATGCAATTACTCAGACACGTTTATAGAAACCGCCAACGATCTTCAGATCATGGATGCCATCAAAGGGTGTTATGAGGATTACAAGTTGCTGAAGAAGAATCAGTAA
- a CDS encoding DEAD/DEAH box helicase, whose amino-acid sequence MNKFEQLGLNESLLLAIKDLGFENPSEVQEKAIPVLLEQNTDLVALAQTGTGKTAAFGFPLIQKIDAENRNTQALILSPTRELCLQITNEIKLYSKYIKGLHTVAVYGGASITEQAREVKRGAQIIVATPGRMQDMINRGLVNIKNIDFCVLDEADEMLNMGFYDDICSILSDTPEEKNTWLFSATMPAEVARIGKQFMSEPVEITVGHKNSGSATVSHEFYLVNARDRYEALKRLADANPDIFSVVFCRTKRDTQAVAEKLIEDGYNAAALHGDLSQAQRDGVMKSFRGRQIQMLVATDVAARGIDVDNVTHVVNYQLPDEIETYNHRSGRTGRAGKLGTSIVIITKSELRKISAIERIIKQKFEEKTIPNGIEICEIQLLHLANKIKDTEVDHEIDNYLPAINEVLDGLSKEELIKKMVSVEFNRFISYYKKKRDLSSQSGGERSSEGRAPQEGDAVRYFINIGSRDNFDWMSLKDYLKETLDLGRDDVFKVDVKEGFSFFNTDAEHSDKVMEILNNVQLEGRRINVEISKNDGGGRRDHNGRNSGGERRGGFGGERRGGFGGERKSFGGDRDRGSRSESRGGFGGRSSDRSERRSDSSSSDRAPRNERRSGGTSPRRSDSPAPRRPRRS is encoded by the coding sequence ATGAATAAATTTGAACAATTAGGATTGAATGAGTCGCTACTGCTGGCGATTAAAGATCTAGGATTTGAGAATCCGTCAGAAGTGCAAGAAAAAGCGATTCCAGTACTATTGGAACAAAACACAGATTTAGTTGCCTTAGCGCAAACAGGGACAGGGAAAACAGCCGCTTTTGGTTTCCCACTGATTCAAAAAATTGATGCTGAAAACAGAAATACACAAGCATTAATTTTGTCGCCAACGCGTGAGTTATGCTTACAAATCACCAACGAGATAAAATTATACTCAAAGTACATAAAGGGGTTACATACTGTGGCTGTTTATGGTGGTGCAAGCATTACAGAACAAGCTAGAGAGGTAAAACGTGGCGCACAGATTATTGTGGCTACCCCAGGTAGAATGCAGGACATGATTAACAGAGGTCTTGTAAACATTAAAAACATCGATTTTTGCGTCTTGGATGAGGCAGATGAGATGTTAAACATGGGATTCTACGACGACATTTGTTCCATATTATCGGACACACCAGAAGAGAAAAACACTTGGTTATTCTCTGCAACCATGCCTGCTGAAGTAGCACGCATCGGAAAACAATTCATGTCAGAACCGGTAGAAATTACGGTAGGACATAAGAACTCAGGTTCAGCAACGGTATCACACGAATTTTACTTAGTAAATGCACGTGACCGTTACGAAGCTTTAAAACGTTTGGCGGATGCTAACCCGGATATTTTCTCGGTGGTTTTCTGTCGTACAAAAAGAGACACTCAGGCTGTTGCCGAAAAATTAATCGAAGACGGGTACAACGCTGCGGCTTTACACGGCGATTTATCTCAGGCACAACGTGACGGGGTAATGAAATCGTTCCGTGGTCGTCAGATTCAGATGTTGGTTGCTACAGACGTAGCGGCTCGTGGAATCGACGTAGACAACGTAACACACGTAGTAAACTATCAGTTGCCGGATGAAATCGAAACCTACAACCACCGTTCAGGTCGTACAGGTCGTGCAGGAAAATTAGGTACTTCCATCGTAATTATTACGAAAAGTGAATTGCGTAAAATTTCAGCTATCGAAAGAATCATCAAACAGAAATTCGAAGAGAAAACGATTCCAAACGGAATTGAAATCTGCGAAATTCAGTTGTTACACTTAGCGAACAAGATTAAAGATACTGAAGTTGATCACGAAATAGACAACTACTTACCGGCAATTAACGAAGTTTTAGATGGCTTATCTAAAGAAGAGTTAATCAAGAAAATGGTATCTGTTGAGTTTAACCGATTCATCAGCTACTACAAAAAGAAAAGAGATTTATCAAGCCAGTCAGGTGGCGAAAGAAGTTCTGAAGGCAGAGCCCCTCAAGAGGGTGATGCGGTTCGTTACTTCATCAACATCGGTTCGAGAGACAATTTCGATTGGATGTCATTGAAAGACTACTTAAAAGAAACATTAGACTTAGGTCGTGATGACGTATTCAAAGTAGACGTTAAAGAAGGATTCTCTTTCTTCAACACCGATGCTGAGCATTCTGACAAAGTAATGGAAATCCTAAACAACGTTCAATTGGAAGGAAGACGTATCAACGTTGAAATTTCTAAAAACGACGGTGGCGGAAGACGTGATCATAACGGAAGAAATTCAGGCGGAGAAAGAAGAGGCGGCTTTGGCGGTGAACGCAGAGGCGGTTTCGGCGGAGAGCGTAAAAGCTTTGGCGGCGACCGTGACAGAGGATCTCGAAGCGAAAGCCGTGGTGGTTTTGGCGGAAGAAGTTCTGACCGTTCAGAAAGAAGAAGCGATTCATCCTCATCGGACAGAGCACCTCGCAACGAAAGACGTTCCGGAGGTACTTCGCCGAGACGTTCTGACAGTCCGGCACCAAGAAGACCAAGAAGAAGCTAA
- a CDS encoding non-canonical purine NTP diphosphatase: MQLVFASNNKNKIKEIQQLLPDSISILSLEDIGCNVDIPETADTIEGNAILKANYVTEHYGYPCFADDSGLEIEVLNGAPGVYSARFAGPQRSDDDNINKVLDLLKNETNRKANFKTVIALNLNGEQHLFTGIINGKITNEPLGANGFGYDPIFIAEGFSDTFAQISLEEKSAISHRGRATTQLIAFLKQ; encoded by the coding sequence CTGCAACTCGTTTTCGCCTCCAACAACAAGAATAAAATAAAAGAAATCCAGCAATTACTTCCGGATAGCATTTCCATTTTATCCCTGGAGGATATTGGCTGCAATGTAGACATCCCTGAAACTGCCGATACCATTGAAGGCAACGCCATACTGAAAGCCAATTACGTTACCGAACACTATGGATATCCTTGCTTTGCTGACGACAGTGGCCTTGAAATTGAAGTCTTAAACGGAGCTCCCGGTGTTTATTCCGCACGATTTGCGGGTCCACAGCGAAGTGATGATGACAATATCAATAAAGTGTTGGATCTTCTGAAAAACGAAACCAATCGCAAAGCAAATTTCAAAACCGTTATCGCTCTAAATCTTAATGGTGAACAGCATCTTTTTACAGGAATCATCAACGGAAAAATAACAAATGAACCACTTGGAGCCAATGGTTTCGGTTATGACCCTATTTTTATTGCAGAAGGTTTTTCTGATACTTTTGCCCAAATTTCACTCGAAGAAAAGTCCGCCATAAGCCATCGCGGCAGGGCTACAACCCAGTTAATCGCCTTTTTAAAACAGTAA